A region of the Caballeronia sp. TF1N1 genome:
CGGCTGCCGCGATGTCGCCTGCGCGCACTTCCTTGATTTCTTCGCGCTGGTTCGCGTGCATCTGCAGAATACGACCCAGACGTTCCTTCTTGTCCTTGGTCGCGTTCAGCACGGTGTCACCCGAATTGACCACACCCGAATACACACGGAAGAAGATCAGCTGACCGACGAACGGGTCGGTCATGATCTTGAATGCCAGCGACGAGAATTTTTCGTCGTCGGCAGCACGGCGCTCGCCCTTCTCACCGTTTTCGAGTTCACCCGTAACCGGCGGAATGTCGACCGGCGACGGCAGGAAGTCGATCACGGCGTCGAGCATGCGCTGCACGCCCTTGTTCTTGAACGCGGTGCCGCACAGCATCGGCTGAATTTCGCACGCGATGGTCCGGTCGCGGATCGCCTTGACGATTTCCGCTTCGGTCAGCTCTTCGCCGCCGAGGTACTTTTCCATCAGTTCTTCGCTGGCTTCGGCAGCCGACTCGATCATCTTCTCGCGCCACTCGTTGCACGTGTCGACGAGTTCAGCCGGGATGTCGACGTAGTCGAACTTCGTGCCCTGGGACGCTTCGTCCCAAATGATCGCCTTCATCTTGAGAAGGTCGACCACGCCCTTGAAGTTTTCTTCCGAGCCGATCGGCACGACGACGGGAACCGGGTTCGCCTTCAGACGCGTCTTCAACTGGTCATAGACCTTGAAGAAGTTTGCGCCAGTGCGGTCCATCTTGTTGACGAACGCGAGACGCGGAACCTTGTACTTGTTAGCCTGACGCCACACGGTTTCCGACTGCGGCTGCACGCCGCCCACTGCACAGTAGACCATGCACGCGCCGTCGAGGACGCGCATCGAGCGCTCCACTTCGATCGTGAAGTCGACGTGCCCCGGGGTATCGATGATGTTGATGCGGTGCTCGGGATAGTTGCCGCCCATGCCCTTCCAGAAGGCCGTGGTAGCAGCCGACGTGATGGTGATGCCGCGCTCCTGCTCCTGCTCCATCCAGTCCATCGTTGCAGCGCCGTCGTGAACTTCGCCGATCTTGTGGTTCACGCCCGTGTAAAACAGGATGCGCTCGGTCGTCGTCGTTTTGCCGGCGTCGATGTGAGCGCTAATACCGATGTTGCGGTAGCGCTCGATAGGTGTCTTGCGAGCCACTTTGGATCCTTTTTTGGTCGACCCGCCGACTCGATCTATAACGAGCCGACAGCGTCCTAACACAAACGGGCGAGGCGCCTGGAGTAGCGCACCCGCCCTTATTTTTCCGTTTGCCCTACGAGCGGGAGCTTAGAAACGGAAATGCGAGAATGCCTTGTTGGCCTCTGCCATGCGGTGAACTTCGTCGCGCTTCTTCATCGCGCCGCCACGGCCTTCTGCCGCTTCGGAGAGTTCGCCTGCAAGACGCAGGGCCATCGACTTTTCGCTGCGCTTCTTCGCGGCTTCACGCAACCAACGCATCGCCAATGCCATACGACGCGAGGGACGCACTTCGACCGGAACCTGGTAGTTGGCACCACCAACGCGACGGCTCTTCACTTCGACCACCGGCTTCACGTTGTTGAGCGCAACCGTGAACACTTCCAGCGGGTCCTTGCCACCCTTGGTCTGGATCTGTTCAAAAGCGCCGTACACGATACGCTCGGCAACCGACTTCTTGCCTGAGAGCATCAGCACGTTCATGAACTTGGCTACATCTACGTTGCCGAATTTCGGGTCCGGCAACACTTCCCGCTTGGGGACTTCGCGACGACGCGGCATGATTCTTCCTTTACCTTTTCAGTTGGAGCCGACTCCGAACGAGTCTTTAAGCTCCGCGGCCACCAACAAACCCGATCCATCTTTTCGACAAAACCAGCTTGGCCGGGTGACCACTTACTCGATAGCACTGGCATTCCAGCACCACCGCCTAAACCGCCTTACGGCGACCTCAAACTACAAGCAGACGACTGCAGACCGGCGACTTACTTGCCAGCCTTGGCGCGCTTCGCACCGTACTTCGAGCGAGCTTGCTTACGATCCTTGACGCCCTGGGTATCCAGCGAGCCGCGAACCATGTGGTAACGCACACCCGGCAAGTCCTTGACACGACCGCCGCGAATCAGCACGACCGAGTGTTCTTGCAGGTTGTGGCCTTCACCACCGATGTACGAAATAACTTCGAAACCGTTCGTCAGGCGAACCTTCGCAACCTTACGAAGTGCCGAGTTCGGCTTCTTAGGCGTCGTGGTGTACACGCGAGTGCACACGCCACGACGCTGGGGGCAGTCCTGCAGGGCCGGCGACTTGCTCTTCGTCGTTTCCGACGTGCGGCCTTTGCGAACCAATTGATTGATGGTTGGCATCGTTTATTCCTGAAAATGATCAAATTCGGCGCGATTCTCGACGGGCAAAGCGTCGGAAAATGCGCGTCTAACGTTCTCGAAGAAGCTCGATCCCTTGTCGTACGCGGCGCTAAGCCGGTTCCGAAAACGGACCAAGAACGAGAACCTAGCATGATATGCTGAAAATCCCAATTGGGTCAACACGTTGCGCGCATTTCGGAGGACCGCGCGAAGCGTTGGCTTATTCAGTCGTCACGACATCCAGCAACTCGTCGCCGAAACGCTCCAGCTTGCGCGCGCCGATGCCCGGGATATGACGCAGATC
Encoded here:
- the fusA gene encoding elongation factor G, with amino-acid sequence MARKTPIERYRNIGISAHIDAGKTTTTERILFYTGVNHKIGEVHDGAATMDWMEQEQERGITITSAATTAFWKGMGGNYPEHRINIIDTPGHVDFTIEVERSMRVLDGACMVYCAVGGVQPQSETVWRQANKYKVPRLAFVNKMDRTGANFFKVYDQLKTRLKANPVPVVVPIGSEENFKGVVDLLKMKAIIWDEASQGTKFDYVDIPAELVDTCNEWREKMIESAAEASEELMEKYLGGEELTEAEIVKAIRDRTIACEIQPMLCGTAFKNKGVQRMLDAVIDFLPSPVDIPPVTGELENGEKGERRAADDEKFSSLAFKIMTDPFVGQLIFFRVYSGVVNSGDTVLNATKDKKERLGRILQMHANQREEIKEVRAGDIAAAVGLKEATTGDTLCDPQSPIVLERMIFPEPVISQAVEPKTKPDQEKMGLALNRLAQEDPSFRVQTDEESGQTIISGMGELHLEILVDRMKREFGVEATVGKPQVAYRETIRATAADVDGKFVKQSGGRGQYGHAVITLEPNEQGKGYEFLDEIKGGVIPREYIPAVDKGIQETLKSGVLAGFPVVDVKVHLTFGSYHDVDSNENAFRMAGSMAFKEAMRKASPVILEPMMAVEVETPEDYMGNVMGDLSGRRGIVQGMEDMIGGGKIVRAEVPLSEMFGYSTSLRSLSQGRATYTMEFKHYAEAPRNVAEAIINAKGK
- the rpsG gene encoding 30S ribosomal protein S7, with amino-acid sequence MPRRREVPKREVLPDPKFGNVDVAKFMNVLMLSGKKSVAERIVYGAFEQIQTKGGKDPLEVFTVALNNVKPVVEVKSRRVGGANYQVPVEVRPSRRMALAMRWLREAAKKRSEKSMALRLAGELSEAAEGRGGAMKKRDEVHRMAEANKAFSHFRF
- the rpsL gene encoding 30S ribosomal protein S12, with translation MPTINQLVRKGRTSETTKSKSPALQDCPQRRGVCTRVYTTTPKKPNSALRKVAKVRLTNGFEVISYIGGEGHNLQEHSVVLIRGGRVKDLPGVRYHMVRGSLDTQGVKDRKQARSKYGAKRAKAGK